The genomic interval CTCTCTCACTCAGGTATGGTCAAGGTTAAACAGGTCCAAAAACTCAATTTCCCCGACTTTCATCCAATTTGCAGGCCTCGTGTCGTTGAAAAATTGGCACAGAAACCATTTTACTATCTCTTTCCTCCCGCttaatttgctcaaaaatcgTGCACACATGAATGTTCAATTCGAGCCGAACACTTTTATGAGTTTTTTGAAACCGTCAAAAGGCCTCCCAAGGCTGCTCGAATCGACCTGGAGTCCCTCAACGTAGAGATTGTAAAAGTGTTCAAGTTGTCAAGATTCCATTTGACGTTGCTCAAATACACAAAATTCTCTCCCATCCCTCTTGACTATTTAAGAGGAAAAGCAATCCAAGACTGAAGGTTCTTGAAATAAAGTCATCATGACAAGCACAAGGAGCGTGCTAACTGAAAATGAAGCCATTTCATGTTCACAGAGAACACAAGTTCTGGCTAATCACCTTGAAATAGCCAGATAGATCGagtcaagcaagcaagcacttGGTTGCACTATTGGTACATGTACACCATATTAGTAATAACCCCTCGCGCATCCACCCTTCTGTTCAAGAAGCGATGCACATTCCGCATAGAGCACGGAAAACCGCAGTGGCATCACTAAAACTGGTGAAAGTCGAAACATTCCTTTGGCATGAACCTCATGATAACCATCATCACCGTCAGACATGTTGTCGAGGAACTCGTCATTCATTTGTAGGGCACTATGAAAGGGaaaaggtggtggtggttgaatCAACGTACATACTAGAgcagatctcaatttgaaactcATTTCAACCTCAAGCAAGACTCGTGCAGGAAAGGGAACTTTGTCGCGGGTATGCAATGAACTCGAGGTTCCTGTCATGATTCATGATTGCTgataattgagacattgtggAGAGGGTAGTAGAATGCAGATCCTCTAAAAGACTCTTAATTGGGTCAATTTCACAGGAGAGTGATTCATGGAACTCTCCTTCCAAGTCAAGTCAATCAACAATTCAGCAACAACACTCGAGTTCGGCGAAAGGCTTCGATTAAGTCTGTGGACAGACAGATCGAAAGAGGTTACTGCAGTCAGTTCGTCTGTCATGGACACATTAAAACGATTTCCTTGCACGATTCCAGCCTCAGTCTCACTGAACTCTTTCTGCTTCGTTTCTAGGTCGCTCAAAATTCTGGTCACTCTACTCTTCACACTCTGGGTCTTGGTCCCCCCTGGTCACCCTGCTCCTCAAAGGAGTCAGCACAGTCTCAATCGGCACAAACGATCTCGCTCAGGGAGAcgaaatgacaaaatgttcTCCTTGTTCAATACGCAGTCCGAGACTCGTTCCAGTCCCATTTTCCAAATGGCTCAGACGAataagagcaagaagaagaaattccTCCAAGCTCAGCGACGAAACTCACCCATAACTTATATCAAACTTCCTGCCACTCCCTACACCTTCGAAGAGGGCCAAGGGTTCGTGTCTAAACCCGCGTCTAATCCTTTCATGAACATTTTCAGTGGAATGATTCAAAGCGCAAAGGCTTCGGAGACAATTCAGAGCCGAGTAAAGGCCCGACCAAGCCCAATCTTTAGCATAAATCCTGCTCagccagcaaaaaaaaacgttccGGAGGAAATCGAACAGGATCGAACCTCTCTGACTAGCCCCAGGCAGAATTCAAATTCTGGCCAAACCAGCACTAAAGGCTCATCTTTATTGAATTTGGGGTTTTTGAAGTCGATCGCCAAGGTGTATCGGCCCCCAGTGAAATACCTTTCCAATGGAAGACCGTATAATGTTTACCAGTGGCCTTACGCAGCTTTAATGACTTCAACAACTACCACAACCACGACCACAaccactacaacaacaaccaccaccacccaagCCACAATATCTGTCACGGAAAACGACAGAGGCAAGAGCGACAATACCATTGACAAGACTCAGAATAGTCCTATTATTTGGTTGGGCAAGTTCCTTTTCAACGGGATGCCCAACTCCGTGACCCGTTTCCAGTCACCCTTTTCGCCCTTGTATTGGTACGATTCAATCAAAGATATCAAATATCCatcttcaaaattgttcaacaaGCTCTTTTGAGTTGGACGAGCTCGTGGCTTTCAAATATGCCGCCCACGAGAAAcgaaagcaagaaaaaactACTAGTGCCAATAACAACATGAATTCATGGAACCAGTCATCAATATTTTACAAGAATAGAGTAGAACATTTCTACACCTGTAAATTGTTATTGTTTCAGTGCGTCCGAGGGACTTTCCCTCAGTTTTAGATGGATGTTTTGGAGCAATGGGATGGAACCTTGATGAAGAGGTGttgaatattttataaatCTGTACAGATCTATGGCATTCTATTTCAGCATTTGGAATTCCAAATTATTATCAACATTGATTGTTTCCAATTCCACATTTTGTCCACCTTATTCTGAATAAACTGTCATTAAACAATTTGTCACAATTGTTCATAAACCCTTCCTATTTGTACGGCTGAAAACACTGCCACTAATAGTACTTAAATATACACGTCATATGCAGGTCCTACCCAAAGGGCAAAAGTGCCGTTTCAGGGGCGTTTATTGCCTACGTCTAACGGCAAAAGTAGGATATGAAATAAAGTGCTCGATATACAGTGTGtcctgaaatgaaattcctccTCTTTTAGTTGCTGTCTAAAACAGTTAAGGTAGGTCACATGCATTGGGCTACAATGTCGTAACGTGGTGACAGAAAGATTCAAACGATTTATGATGCTATAGGTCACGTTTTGATCTATGTTTTTATAAGTTTCAACCGAAATATGTCTCCAGCTTTTTTAGCGGGTATGTTTGGCACATCTTGATTGATTTCAAGCTTCCAAGTACCTCACTCTTTGTAGAGAAATGCTCATAGATTTTCGATTGGACACAAGTCTGGAGAGGTGCTAGGCCTTATCGCTTTCttatccaaaagaaaaaaagttccaaatttGCTTTCCCCCAAGGCCAATCGCAGTGGCAAAAAGATGTAAAGTCATTTTGCCTGCCAAGACAAAACATCACACAAGCTACAAAACTGAAAGCCCGGAAAACGAAGTGCTTGCTTGGCAAGACATTCACTGAGACTGCTCGTGGTAAAGAAAACATTCAGTGTCTCTAGTTCCAACAAGTTGTGTGTTTTGGGGTTGGGTTTGCTTATTTCTAAAACTAAGCTCCCAATTCGACGTGCCATTGGATTGATGTATGAACACTGACTATGTGGCACATATATTTTAAACTTTAAGATAAGTACGAGGCCATGTCGACTTGGACCAACCCATAAAGATATCGTTAGGATGTTTAAGGTAGAGAGAGACCCAAAGGACCATGTACCATCTTGAATCATTTTACCAAATTCTAAAGGTTCCTTGCTTTGTTGATATTAAATACGGAAATATTGTTAATGCTAGTAAGGCAATAATgcgtggtgtagtggttattACAAGTTCCTAGTATGAGAAAGATTCCCAGTTCCTTACTTAACTCCAACCTTTCTTAGTGCGGCTTTacaatgatgaaaaaacaggattgaatccggtttgaggattgaagtgggaccagtgctgggacgagtccAGCAAAgcaaaggactcgagtctttcactgtactcaagtaaaaaaaagactcataataagaaattcaaaccaaagaatgagatttttttcacaaatccggaGTTGAgtttttagaaaggactcggactcgagtctggactcgccccagcactagcccGACTTGACTCGACTCAaacctggttttccatcctagtgtaaagccgcccttatgTAGAGAAGCTTTTAGATGTAATCACACCACACACGGAGAAACTAACTGGTGCGGTCACGACACTGCCAATCGAAACTATACACGGAAGATGTGATGGCCGGCTTCGTTGACGGGCGAGGCTAATCCCTCCGACCGTAGCACccacaaatgaaatgattataattatcatttttatcGACGAGATACGAGACGGACTCTcgaatagtccttttcattgagcagaggaagcgccctctgcttcgtctagaTGCGGACAAACTAACGTAAAAACAGATTCAAAGTATGTATTTTTCAACCGAAAATGTAGAAACAGGCTcaaaaagtggtgtttaaaacgTGCAAAATGCGTTTAAGGATGCCTGAAGGGTAACTTAAGTCATATATTCCGCGTATAACCCCGGATTATCATTTTggtgtgtttggtttggatcttaGATGCATATGAACACAGTGCTTTGGAATTCAACAGCTATGGTGTACTGAACTCACTCTTCTAAACACAGGTCAATaaagaatacgctctaagatgcccgactttatcaagagattaaaGTCACACCTAGAGTGTGCTTAAATTGACCAAAACATGTACCATGTAAGATTCCAGTAGAGTGCTCCAAATTATATATGTACAAATTCGGGTAGGCTTTTTAGGGAAAAGTgctcaaaagcaaaaatgttaatgAAGTACATTGACATTGTTTTCTCTCAAAAATTTTGCAATGGTTTTGGCACAGAATTAAAAAATGTGTGATTGCTGTGCGCCATTTTGGGTGATTTTTTTCATAGTCGGGAAAAATACGAGAAAAAAGGTAGTGAAAATACGAAATAAGTTGTTGTTCAGACCACTTTGCTGGGTTTTTTGTTAGATTACTATGGTATCCAATCATGTTACTTTTTTTCTGACTCCCTTACCGCTACCCGGAATTGAATCCCAACCAGTGCAAGATAAAAGTTGCGCAGAGGATGTCAATAGTGGCGTTGTCCAAGGAAGTGTTCTTGGCCCTTTACTCTTTGTGGCTTTCGTGGCGGACCTACCAAAATTCATCAACAAATCAACGTTCAGCGCATCATTTACAGACGACGTAAAGATAGGACGATCTTTTGAGGCAAACGGAGAACATGGTTTTCTTCAACAAGACATTCACGCTCTCCGTCTATGGATAGAAACGAATGGAATGCCATTTAACAGGAGCAAATGCAAGGGGCTATATTTTGGATCAAGCAACAAGGGACTTCAGTATTTCATTAGAGGAACACAGGTGGAGTCCGTCAAACATTATTGTGACCTCGGCATCCTCTTGAGTGACAAACTTACGTAAACCCTCCCTGCACATTGGAACCATAGCGAGAAAGGCATACGCCGTCCTGGGACAAGTCAAGGGATCGTTCTCGTTTCGGACGAAGAAAGCCCTTCTGGGAACATACAAAACATACGTCCGCCTCCACCTTGAGTTTGTTGCTCAGTCATGGAATCCCTGGTTCAAGAAGGACATCGAACTGATTGAAAGAGTGCAGAGGAGGGCAATGAGAATGATGCGTGGGAATGAAGGATCCTACCATCAGAAGCTCGAGCACTTTGGACTGACCACCCTCGAGCATAGGCGAGAAAAGGGCGACGCCACTCTGGCCTTCAAGATTCTGAGAGGTCTCGATGCGGTAGACTCCCGCCAAATATATCAGCGTGTCAATCACGAGGTAGAAACAAGGAGTCAATCCCTATGAAACCTGGTCGCGCCCAAAGTACTTGAAATAACCTACCCGTAACTGCCCGCCAATCTCAATCAgtcaaaaaattcaagatttggTATGACTGGCATATGACATCCAAATAATTTCATTCTTTCCCTCACTCATGGAACGTTCCATGCCTCACTCAACACCAATACCGCTACCACCCGCATGTACCATATTAGTGCTCCTCGTTTACCCTTTCTATTTCTTTCATATAACCTTTGATGGTTTCTCAAGATTAAATACATTTTATATCACTTTATATCAAAATAGTTAAGATATATACTTAAGGTTAATTTTATGAAATAATTGATACGCCAACACATTAGGTTTGGCAGATCTGGTGGAGTTCAAATACAGGGTTAATGCAAGGAGTAAAGAAAAAGCGGGTTGATCTGGCATTTTAGCCAAAATCTTTATCAAGTCTGACCTTAAAGATGTTACCGGATAAACGCCCTCAAACTCTTCCAGAGTGTATGcggggagcaaattgaacaaaaagagagGCCAGAGAAAGAACAAAGGCTGAATTCATTGTTCTAGTTctaactagtctggattctcgaggacttgaaggttcTCAAAAGGTTTATTAAGCCTCTGCTGTCAATACAACTCGCGTTAAAACGTACCTTTCTTACCCTATTAGGATAGCGCATAGTCCCAACCattctagcctctcccaatacaaaaGCTCTATCATTCCATCAATGTTATTGGTAAAACATCCCTACTTGTACGACCTTCTGCAAACCCGAGCTTCTCCATTTCATATCCAAATAATTAGAAACATAATTTCATGCAATTTTTTACATTAGGCCACTTTTATAATTTATACGGATGTTATGGtgtaaaattcattttcttctagAGCCTTGTACAACTGCTTAGGGCCcttttgttctttcttttcattcatttttttggtttggtttggtttttcacgggcttNNNNNNNNNNNNNNNNNNNNNNNNNNNNNNNNNNNNNNNNNNNNNNNNNNNNNNNNNNNNNNNNNNNNNNNNNNNNNNNNNNNNNNNNNNNNNNNNNNNNNNNNNNNNNNNNNNNNNNNNNNNNNNNNNNNNNNNNNNNNNNNNNNNNNNNNNNNNNNNNNNNNNNNNNNNNNNNNNNNNNNNNNNNNNNNNNNNNNNNNNNNNNNNNNNNNNNNNNNNNNNNNNNNNNNNNNNNNNNNNNNNNNNNNNNNNNNNNNNNNNNNNNNNNNNNNNNNNNNNNNNNNNNNNNNNNNNNNNNNNNNNNNNNNNNNNNNNNNNNNNNNNNNNNNNNNNNNNNNNNNNNNNNNNNNNNNNNNNNNNNNNNNNNNNNNNNNNNNNNNNNNNNNNNNNNNNNNNNNNNNNNNNNNNNNNNNNNNNNNNNNNNNNNNNNNNNNNNNNNNNNNNNNNNNNNNNNNNNNNNNNNNNNNNNNNNNNNNNNNNNNNNNNNNNNNNNNNNNNNNNNNNNNNNNNNNNNNNNNNNNNNNNNNNNNNNNNNNNNNNNNNNNNNNNNNNNNNNNNNNNNNNNNNNNNNNNNNNNNNNNNNNNNNNNNNNNNNNNNNNNNNNNNNNNNNNNNNNNNNNNNNNNNNNNNNNNNNNNNNNNNNNNNNNNNNNNNNNNNNNNNNNNNNNNNNNNNNNNNNNNNNNNNNNNNNNNNNNNNNNNNNNNNNNNNNNNNNNNNNNNNNNNNNNNNNNNNNNNNNNNNNNNNNNNNNNNNNNNNNNNNNNNNNNNNNNNNNNNNNNNNNNNNNNNNNNNNNNNNNNNNNNNNNNNNNNNNNNNNNNNNNNNNNNNNNNNNNNNNNNNNNNNNNNNNNNNNNNNNNNNNNNNNNNNNNNNNNNNNNNNNNNNNNNNNNNNNNNNNNNNNNNNNNNNNNNNNNNNNNNNNNNNNNNNNNNNNNNNNNNNNNNNNNNNNNNNNNNNNNNNNNNNNNNNNNNNNNNNNNNNNNNNNNNNNNNNNNNNNNNNNNNNNNNNNNNNNNNNNNNNNNNNNNNNNNNNNNNNNNNNNNNNNNNNNNNNNNNNNNNNNNNNNNNNNNNNNNNNNNNNNNNNNNNNNNNNNNNNNNNNNNNNNNNNNNNNNNNNNNNNNNNNNNNNNNNNNNNNNNNNNNNNNNNNNNNNNNNNNNNNNNNNNNNNNNNNNNNNNNNNNNNNNNNNNNNNNNNNNNNNNNNNNNNNNNNNNNNNNNNNNNNNNNNNNNNNNNNNNNNNNNNNNNNNNNNNNNNNNNNNNNNNNNNNNNNNNNNNNNNNNNNNNNNNNNNNNNNNNNNNNNNNNNNNNNNNNNNNNNNNNNNNNNNNNNNNNNNNNNNNNNNNNNNNNNNNNNNNNNNNNNNNNNNNNNNNNNNNNNNNNNNNNNNNNNNNNNNNNNNNNNNNNNNNNNNNNNNNNNNNNNNNNNNNNNNNNNNNNNNNNNNNNNNNNNNNNNNNNNNNNNNNNNNNNNNNNNNNNNNNNNNNNNNNNNNNNNNNNNNNNNNNNNNNNNNNNNNNNNNNNNNNNNNNNNNNNNNNNNNNNNNNNNNNNNNNNNNNNNNNNNNNNNNNNNNNNNNNNNNNNNNNNNNNNNNNNNNNNNNNNNNNNNNNNNNNNNNNNNNNNNNNNNNNNNNNNNNNNNNNNNNNNNNNNNNNNNNNNNNNNNNNNNNNNNNNNNNNNNNNNNNNNNNNNNNNNNNNNNNNNNNNNNNNNNNNNNNNNNNNNNNNNNNNNNNNNNNNNNNNNNNNNNNNNNNNNNNNNNNNNNNNNNNNNNNNNNNNNNNNNNNNNNNNNNNNNNNNNNNNNNNNNNNNNNNNNNNNNNNNNNNNNNNNNNNNNNNNNNNNNNNNNNNNNNNNNNNNNNNNNNNNNNNNNNNNNNNNNNNNNNNNNNNNNNNNNNNNNNNNNNNNNNNNNNNNNNNNNNNNNNNNNNNNNNNNNNNNNNNNNNNNNNNNNNNNNNNNNNNNNNNNNNNNNNNNNNNNNNNNNNNNNNNNNNNNNNNNNNNNNNNNNNNNNNNNNNNNNNNNNNNNNNNNNNNNNNNNNNNNNNNNNNNNNNNNNNNNNNNNNNNNNNNNNNNNNNNNNataaaaacatcgctagtacgtagaaattaattattgcaaaaagtgacaatttggaaaattaaactgtcacaggtatcgttcaaatattttaggaacacgataggatagagtagcttttggcactttagtaaaatgaaagttgttccttttgtctctttgacaaagaaaaacatatctagatgtcttggcatttgagcaaacacttaaccagaaaatataaccaccgtgtacaACGAAAAGAGAAGCAAGAGGCCGAGAGTATGAATGCGACTCATTAAAGTCAAAAGAGACAAAACTCAATTTTAAACCTAGACCCTATTAAATCAAACAATTTGGTTAAAATCTGAAGAAACTTAGAAATTTGGTTATTTTCGTGATTTAAGCCAATAATTTTACCCAGATCCCCATCCAAGAAAAAGACCTTTGTGTCACAACTGTCAATAATGTACTAATTCAATATAGTCTAACACtgcaaagtcaaaaaaaatgtacagGATTTTCTGATTCAACAATGTTAAGTGGATGGAGCAATGGTTGAGGAGTGGTTGAATTACTGGCCGGGACAAATCAGGGCAGGTAGTTTATCAAAAGTCATTATCAAGCTCGAAAGGAAAGTCCATTTAACTTTAATGAACACTTTAACCAAGGGAGAGTGTTCCTATTGTCCAGGGCTGTCGTACACATTCCCAAGGCAACAATCATGCTACTAGTCAATCAACCTTATGTTTGAATCAATTACTTTCGCAATATAAATCCAAGGAAAGTCCATTGAGCTTGTTCGGTTCATTCCAGTTTGGGTCTTTGTGATCCCAAGTTTGATGCAATCGCTCAAGGTCGTTATTCGAATTATTAGGAAAGCCAATGGCATTTGCGTACGTGAAGAGTGATTGGAGTGTGTGACAGGTATGGGAAGGAAGTCAAGAccggcaaccctgatttggAGCTTTGGTCATACACAAGAGTTCCAATTCTAGACCTGGATCCCAACGTATTTTCGATTTTGATTGCTATTGAACATCAGATCCACTTTCCACACTGGAATCTGGCGCCATGGGAAACGGGATCAATGGTAAGAGGCAACTTCTCATTGTACAAGGGaggaatttgaaataattttaaTTCCAACTCCCTCCTGCGAAACAGATATATTACTTGGAACTGACAGTGCACTTTGAAAGAGTTCAAATGTTGCCTAAGATATCTTTAAATTATCAATGATTCCTTATGCTACTATACGTTGATTATGCAAGTTTATTGTACCTCCATCCATGTTGGATGTGTAATGTTTCTACACAAATACATACCCGGAATATGACTCCTAAGTTTTATAACGGAGAAAAACTTTTGCTCCCCATTAGAGCCTCCTTCGAGCGTAAACCCCTCTCGAACCAAATAATCAAACGTGGTTGAGTAGATTATATCTCAAACCTTGCGTCGATCTTTTCTTTCGATCTATCCagtaaaatattttgcttcaattgtCTAATATGTTGAAAAGTGCAAGCGTACTAACTCACTGCAAATGTACAACTTTGTCAAAGAACTGATCACGCAATAGCCTAATCCGTGTAAATGTGTAAATGCATGAAAAGATATGCTCTTACTCACTTGCAAAGCAGCAGAGCAGTATAATGGTTTAACTCATCCTACACAAAAGTTTTTTCAAGTGTAGAAATTTAATGCGGCAAATAATATTTGGAAATTCCAGAAAAGCTGTCGCTTCTCTGTGTACTAAATTTGGTTCAAATCGTAGAAGAAAATGCTCATATACCGAGTTTGTAGATCAAAATATGTTAGGTTGGCTCGTATCGATAGTTAATAAGTCGTGTAAATATGCTTTAATAACACTGTATTGAGTTACTGTAGCACACAATATTCCTCTTTTGACTCGCAAGAAATGCAATTAACACAACAAGAGATGGCATGAAGATCACAGTATTGACCTTTCTAAAAGTTTGATCTGCTTTACAGCTTTACGGCTATCGTCAAAAAAGCCCCCGACTGAAGACTTTTACCTCAGTCGTGAGCATCCCAAGGTGAAGTTGATCTATTTTGACGTGAAAGGTCGAGCTGAACTGATTCGTCTTATTCTCGTAGTGGGAGAAGTGGATTTCCAAGATTATCGAGCCCGAGGGGATTGGTCAGAAATCAAACAGAGTAAGAATGTAAAATAATATGGCGtacttcaaaatcaatcctAACCATGTTAGAAGTGCATCGTTTATTGATTCCAATCAGAAATGATATTGGTGTCGATATTGGGTTTCATTAGGGTTGCCAGTTGGGGGCAGATTTGAATTAGATTTgcacgttgagcagaaattcgaaAAGGTTTTTTAACCGGTTTTCCTCTTTCGACAATTCAGACCATCCACAATTAGGAATATATATTCCGTGATGCACTGGTCTTTCCCCAAGTagattttgttcaagagaACGTTAAAGAATGCATGTGGACCCTTGTAATGATACTCGAGGCAGCCATTTATGAATTTGAGGAAGACAGTTAAACAGGAGGAGGCCTTGCCCAAGTCCTCTGAACTTGACATGAGTGGCTGCAAGGAGTGAGCACAGATTAGGAGTCCACCAACAACCTTCAATGATCAAGTAACCAAAAGCAACTTGAGGGAACGGCCGGCCAATCACGGAGAGTTTTTCTACCTCAATAGGAACTGAAGTGAACTAGAGGTGTGTTGTGTCTAAATCACCATTATCATCAACCATTGGTTGTAATGGCTTGCATCATCATCTGGTTTGTGTAGATATCAGTCACCTTTTCATGCTTCTCTGTCTAGTTGATGTCAATCCTTTCGCTTTGTTTTCATGAAAGACAAGCTATTTGGGAACAGATtaagaagaacattttttttctcaagtgTTTTAGTTTTCCAAGCTTCGGTTGGGAGTAATTGAAAGTTCTTTTCAATTGCCTATTGCTTTTCGAGGCGTTAAGAATAACATAATACTCCTGTGgtatgttttcttttctgttgAGGTAAACAAATTACTCATTAGAACCCTCTATgattcaatcaaattcaaattcgcTCTCTAGATATGATCAGGGCtgtccaaaaaaatgcaaatgcattatttttcGACTGTTCTCAatctttttgcaatatttcagAATTTAGTGcgttttgcatgtttttacatttttcatcattttggctcaaaattaGAGTTCTTCccattgattttatttcttttttcttgaaaatgacttttttcccAATTGGTGTGCCTATCTTGCAAACAACAAAGAACTTAACAACACAACCATTCAAGATTACGTCGCTTTAgaactttgaacattgaaggaCCTGTAAGATAAGCAAGTActccattgttttgactagcctggatattttggaggTCCCAAAAGTATAAACCTTTACATTCTCTACAATTGAgtctaaaacctggttgagga from Tigriopus californicus strain San Diego chromosome 5, Tcal_SD_v2.1, whole genome shotgun sequence carries:
- the LOC131880894 gene encoding exocyst complex component 5-like, coding for MRSLKILVTLLFTLWVLVPPGHPAPQRSQHSLNRHKRSRSGRRNDKMFSLFNTQSETRSSPIFQMAQTNKSKKKKFLQAQRRNSPITYIKLPATPYTFEEGQGFVSKPASNPFMNIFSGMIQSAKASETIQSRVKARPSPIFSINPAQPAKKNVPEEIEQDRTSLTSPRQNSNSGQTSTKGSSLLNLGFLKSIAKVYRPPVKYLSNGRPYNVYQWPYAALMTSTTTTTTTTTTTTTTTTTQATISVTENDRGKSDNTIDKTQNSPIIWLGKFLFNGMPNSVTRFQSPFSPLYWYDSIKDIKYPSSKLFNKLF